The nucleotide window acgtgtttcataccgattgttaagccgttgttggcacattgattttgactgcagataactccgtatacctgatcaggatatagggctcatggcgggcgtgaccggtcgacaggggatgcttactcttcctaggcaccgattccacctctggtgtgtccaggggtcattgtttgccaaactatttatttgcattgcttataggagttataagattgatcattgttcgttatcttcaccttgcattgtgaatagttttgattttgtgtattttgatttatttaccaCAATGCACAGTACAACGTATACAGTATGTAATAAGAGATCATTGTTCTATAGAACAGCAATAAAATACATCGAGAAAAAAACATCTATTGTGTTCAACATCTGCAAAAGATAAGGAGGTTAGTTTTTATAAACAAGTTTTCCTTTAAAACTCGACCATAGGCACATTTTCTAACAGTTacttaatatttcaaaatatgttttaaaactttttttttttaatcttgaaACATGCCAAattttcattatcatcaagCTCACTGCTCGAGTAGTGCCGAcatgaaaatatgaagataacagtgatcaatctcataactcacataagcaatacaaaatagatagttgggcaaacacggaccactggacacaccaaatGTGTGCAGAacgaatgcaaaataaagagttgggcaaacagagACTCCTGGAAAAACaaataccagagatgggattagGTGTCTAAGTAAAGTAAGCATGTTTGGTTCGATACAAATAGTATAGTGATTATGAGAAGTGTCCGATATTACAACTAACAGTAAGTTTATCGGGTGACGCCTCAATAATCTGGTTCTCTGTCAAGGTAGTCGGCGACACAATTAACGAAAACTCACAAATCACACCCCAACGGCCCCAAGTGCCATATCTAGGTTAACATCTGTGATATTTACTTACATCTGGTGATATCAcgataaaaatgaaatactcTGTAGCTAGAATAGGATAAAAATCCTTAGATAATCAgtgataaaaagaatatatcgattgatggattgattgattatttgcTTTTTTCGTCCCgccgagaatatttcactcatattgagatgtcaccagctgtaagtgaaaTACCTCAACGACTGTAACGATATAGAATTTCTGTTTTGAAGGTCATTTCCGAAAGAACCGTGATTCGAATAAAAATGatcattgttaatatataaaacgttgtcgatatattcAAATGTCGACTTAAAGGCAACAGCAAgggattgtttttcttttcatatagaAACTTTGGATTCTTATTAACTCATTATGCATAGACCAATATCGTAATCAACCAAACAATTAAGCTAAAAATAAAGATGACCGTACGACATAAAAACGTCTTTGAGATAGCTTGATGAATATGGTGACTTGTTGGAGAACAGTCCTGAATTTGATCATAAAACGTTTAGCAGAGGAACGAAATATGCCACAAAATCTTTATACGGGTTGTGTatacttacacataaatataaattttacgGAAATGGAAACTGCTGATCCAGGAGATGAATAGAAGGAttcatatatttacaaaaaccaCCACCAGTGTTGAGTCATTGAACCAATGTACCATCAAACAGAAGATAGTGAAATTATaagaaactaaaaaaaaaaccgctaGACATGGATGTATTGAGAGCTCAATATATCGGATATACCTATTCTAGGAGACTTCGAAGCAAATGTAAAGGATGTCTCTGAGGCGGTTACCTGGAACGATGTTGATGGACACGGCTCACTTCCTAGAACATTCACAATCAAACTGAGCATTGATTTTACGTCAGAGCTATCAACAAATGTTACAGTATTAAAAAGTTGTGTACCTGAAAACACACATAACAAAAGTTGACCTTTTCAAGATTGCATATATTCTTTATAATTGAAAACATCCGAATCTTTCAAGACTATTATAACTATTAGCAGAGTGTAAAGTAgtgttcatatacatgtaaaacagattgattgattgattgaatgaatgttgtttaacgtccctctcgagaatttttcactcatatggagacgtcaccattgccggtgaagggccgcaaaatttaggcctatgctcggcgcttacggcctttaagcagggagggatctttatcgtgtcacacctgctgggacacgggacctcggtttttgcggcctcatctgaaggaccgccccatttagtcgcctcttacgacaagcaagggggtactgaggacctattctaacccggatccccacggaactatatatatatatatatatatatatatatatatatatatatatatatatatatataaactctaaacactttatAGAGagatttcgaccgtgttacaggtcttcttcagtcgtgtttatctttCATAGCAAcgtcagttatatatatatatatatatatatatatatatatatatatatatatataatattaccAAAACTCCAAAATTAAACAAGGATAAGTACTTTATCTAAAGTAAAGGTATTTAACAATGCTCATTTCCTTACCAGATCGTTATCAAGCGTGGCATATGTGTAAATATTACtagtcatgacgtcacaatagacgtctctaagataaacaactttgtattcattatttaaaatttgtattcacctgaggatggatgttaaaatccagaaagcgctaatgatttaaatatattttggaactgtagattttcctgcttttttattgaattattttgactgtgtgatatcaactctttctatttggattatatatatatatatatatatatatatatatatatatatatatatatatatatatatatatattattcaatgTAAAAGTCCCTGTAATATGTGTAGTGATCATATTATAATTAATTGTCGTGATCGTTGAAACCTGGACACACTTTTCTATCCGATTAATAAATAGTCGACTAATCCGTAAACGAATAAAACTGATGTCAAGATAAATACATACGACAATGCATATTTCCAACATAGCACAAAACCAAATacatttaaagctgtatgacccgatgttcatgtattagttttgtacataattactttaaagcagattgattactttataaagttattaactttcgcTTCATTACATGCtggaaaacatctgcatgtaaaagaaaatagtgagaatattatttataaagtaaatatagtgtggtacatatattaaatcatcccagtgttagacgtctataaataaaCCCACGTGCGTCAGggaaatcccaacatgatgtatcaactcatacgcaactgatagttttaaggctgaaagagggtaaaacaacgaattactaagaagtatttgatattttttatttctattaaacttatgacacggtactgttgtaacaaaatacacagctttacacagataagaccaccgatgatctgaaagtttgaactggtcacgtgactgtcacttgaaatggcagagtgacgcggttctttgtaaacatcgatttaaaattaaataattttggttaaaacaggtgaaaggtgaaataatgtatgatatgtcatacaacCTCATAATtgcatacgtgcgatgatttaatagcgtttttacaatatgaaaaaaaatactgtaattcagaccatacagctttaagaacACAGAATTATATTTCTTAGTATATGGAATGCATGTACTttcatgtgtgtatgtgttggttgtttgtttggtttacgtcccgtcgagaattttcactcatattgagatgccACCAATTGTAGGTGAAGAACCATCAACTTAGATCTATGTCATAACAGTGAGAGTTTGTTAACGTGCCAACGCACGcggcgacacgggacctccgtttttatagtcatatctgaaagacccgtgattcttgttgacttaatgtttaaagtttaatataaacttaaaaatcatataccatacggggtgaattttctgagtaaaagcaaaattgtaaatatcacattggctgattttctcaagacaaacaagagttatctcccataatataagagtaaaattttacaacttctgaaaataatttacaatgacatttatgattttactgtttgttttttggggttggttttttttttgtcactcttggttttcctttgctattcatctctgaaaaaaataaagaaatgcctaatacaggatctctttgatgtgccattttacatttatttctgCATTATGTCACGTTTCCCAGTAGAAACAGAAGAAAGATAACTGAATGCTTCCTGCTGATATCTTATATATAGTAATAATCCAAGTCCATACCGTTTTTCGTCCTCACAATGTTAAATCTAGTGGTCTACCACACGCAGCACAACCTTTTTCCAAATTGTCCACTAGAATTCCAAGTTCCAAACTCGTCTCCAACAAATCATCTTCTCATGCTCTTCTTCCGATTCCTCACTCTCTGATGCATCAGATGGATACGTTTCTTCATTTCCTAGGCAATTTTTTTCAGCATGTACCATGCCTCTTGCAAACTTTGTTTGATATATCAATACCCAATTGTGTGTATTTTTCTGAGAAATggtaaatgattttattttgttttctttacattagTGGAAGAAAAATTCTCACAGAAAATCCAAAACCTCGAGACACAGATAAAACGACTTACAAGTACGTACATCAAAGCAACCCTTTTTATGTTCTTAAAGGGTTTGCTGTATGAAATTCAATTCTGTCAATTATCTATTCTATATCAACGTTTATGAATATGATTATGTCTCTTTGAATTCAATTTTCAGATTGTCCTCAAGGCTGGAATAAGCATGACAAATCATGTTATAAGTTAAACAAACGGAAATTAACACGGACAGTTGCAAATGTAAGTAATACTGTACAGGCAGATCATAATGGGATTTTGTAGACATTAAAATGGATACTACAAAAATACTATCAACTGTCCCTCTAAAATGTGCAATTTCAAATAGTGGCATCCTGTGCAAACGGAAAAATACTGTGAATGAAGTATTTGTAGAGATCCGTTAAGTTCTAATTAAAGTATTGCACAGTGTGCATTATAAGATTTTAATACCAAACGTTGTCATACGACACAAtaaatgaccccacctctggtatatccaggggtccatgtttgctcaactccCTATTtcgtattacttataggagttagaagattgatcactgttcgttatagtCACCTTTCATAAGCAAGTTGCAAAGAAGGCTTTTTAAAACAAGTTTTAGACACAAAATATTTAGAGCCATACATCTAGCAATTGAACTGAATCCAACTTTGATACTTTCATACTTCATAATTATGCAGCTGGCTTTTGTTATTTATGTACAAGTCAATTTCTTATTATTTGGTAATGGATTTCTGCATGGCaaggtaaaacttatacggtaccatttttgatgcagcagatgcgcatttcgacaaatattatctcttcaatgatgctcaaccgaaatttttgaaatccgaaataacaataaacttgtaagagatAATATCTTTATCATCTGTATTGTGACGTAATTTATTGCTACaagaatatttttgtttcagCAATTCTGCAGAAACCTGTCTGCGAGATTAGCTGAAATTGGCACGAAGAGTGAAAACGACTTTATAAACAATATTATCACAAATAACTCCGGCACaggtaaatagaaatatctaaTGTGTTAAATTAATAATTGCTATTAACACGCAGTATTCCTTTTTATGCAGTATTTAAAGGAATAAATGATTTTCAGACCGAGCTTGGTTAGGCGGTGTAGATATGGGAAAAGAAGGCACATGGATATGGAGTTTCTCGGAGATACCACTGACATTTCAAAACTGGGACCAGGGTGAATCCAATGATGGCGATGGAAACGAAGACTGTTTAGAAATATTGGGAACAAAATATGGACGCTGGAATGACAATGTATGCTTAAATTAAATAGAGTCTGTCTGCGAAAAAGATTTGTAGTGTTGTACAGGGGTACATGTTCATGTCGTGTGTGTGTCTGATAGGGAATATGGTTAAAACCTGTATCACCTGCTATATTTTCAAATTCCTTTCCTTAAAATGCAGAAAGGAAAGGTCCGTCTATCACTGTCCTTGACTTCACTTTGTTCTATATCAACTATGAGATATTAATTGAGGCTTTGCTTTAATATGACAAAAATACATTACTTGAAAATCGAGAGGAGAGGGCACTTGGTGGATAGAATAATCATTACTCCTGTTAAATTTTGGATTATGAGGTAATGGAGGATATTTGTAACAGCTATAGTATACAGTGCCCCAAACAAGAAAATGtgcttcatattttttatgcaGGAATTGTTAGTTATATGCCATgatttcaacagtatcgtttaaagtctgCTTTTCGCAAATTTTccgatcgttataacaatctagtttgccgataCAACTTTTGATTAGGTCAAATCCTCCCTGACATGTTTGTACCAATTTTAAGGCCGTTGTTGATTTTGACAATGGAttcctccgtttacctgatcaagacttAATGTTCATggtagatgtgaccggtcgacagtggatgcttactcctcctaggcacccgatcccagcTCTTATATATCCAgaagtctgtgtttgcccaactcttattttatataaatacttTTAACGATACTATGGTAAGTATCTGTTAATTGGTATTCAGTGGAATGGGCAGGTAAAAAAACCTGCTTGGTACTTATAGAACTaattaattttatgaaaataattataggtATGCTTAAAGATAACTCGTTCAATAAATTTTCTAACGCAGTTTAAAAGTGGGGCTGATCTGTAGTTGGACGCTATAgatggatttttttaaagactGGTAATACATGAGCCACTTTCCAACgattttggaaaataatttcGGAATGAGATATGTTGAATGATATACCTAGTGTTTTAGTTACATATTTCGCTGTATGCTTCAGCATTTATATACAACCAGTActcattgttttatttattgaaatattacaGAGAACGTCTAAGATATCTTGTTCATTGACAATAATATGACCATGCGTATCATTGCACAAGTACTTATCAGGTAATTTCACACATGTGAcattcatatttgaaatagaaCAGATATACTCGttaaatacattaattttttcTAAATCGCTAAATATAAATTTGCTATCATTGTCCTcggatatgaaaggtgaagataacgatccaCTTTGAATAGGTGGAATTTCAGTTGATGTTTTTATATGAAATGCCTCTTTCAAAAGTTTCCAGTATAGTTATGTCTCTCTTTCCCAGAAGGGGAACATGTAGTtttagtgaaaggtgaagatagcaaacaATGATTATTCCCATAACTCCtagaaacaatacaaaatagagttgggcaaacacggacccctggataaaccagatgtgggatcaggtgactaggaggagtaagcatcccctgtcgaccggtcacacccgctatgAACCCTACATCTTGAGCAGGTAAACAGAGGTacccatagtcaaaatcagtgtgccaagaactcctaacaatcggtatgaaacacgtcagacagcatttgacccaatgataggttatattgacgaactagatcgtcataacgaccatacaatttgcgaaatgctgacttcaatcgaaaccgTTGAAACCAACGATAGGGTGTATTGGCAATCTAGATCGTTATGACAACCATAGAATTGCGAGATgcagactttaaacgagattgttgaaacccctgcaccatcaacttgtttgtcagtaacctgcctcgatttaaaaaaaaactgaccataGACAGAATAAgattttgcgtatcgaatcagtagagtgatataaacaccatgtgcaggtgatcattggatattgctacataattatgggaagttggcgaATGAGATGCTGAactaatcccgtttgtcataaagttaagttgtcagtttgccgttaatatctagaCTACtttctaagtatgaagcagaagtggacgactttgaaGTGTCTGTTATGTCTAGTTCATAAGGATACATCGAATGCACTGAgtccaattttattttaatacaaTGCTGGTAGATGGGACGCATTTTGTATTTAAATCGAGTCCGTAATCCATTATCACTTTCACGATGGAACATTCTATATTCTGAACCCGTAGGACATTAgcagatcactgttcgttatcttcacttttcatcactGGACATAGAGATTAAGCTTTATAATAGGCAATACCAGTTATAATTATCACGGGGACCCTTGCGAATAATCTCCAAGGTGgtgttattttgtttgattaagTTCTATTCAATTGATCAATTTACCctttaataaacattttaccTTTCACCTGTTTCATTTATGAcagatggagagagagagagagagagagagagagagagagagagagagagagagcgagagagcgagagagataagttaaagcaaaaaaaaaatcagctgaACGTGCATGCACTTGCTGGTCACTCGTTGTATTCATGGCAATCTGTTAAGCACCTCAATAGATATTTACAGTataattttcaaactagtaGACGTTtaagcattatccaatcaaaattgaGGGGCGTGCATGTGCATTGATATAACGTGTTTTTACCATACCAATAAACTAAGCGTCTCAATATGTACTTAGATGTATAATTTCaagttcagtccatttcattaTAAAACAATTCAGTTATTCGCATTTAAGTAGATCATTTATTATCTAACAAAAATTTAAAGCACCTACTTGTAGTTgttaatgattgattttgaCCAGACAGACCGGTAAAGAATCCTAGATAGATCTATACCACCTAATTTGCAACGCTTTTCATCGAATAATGAAATTGTTATAGACAATTATTTCACTTTAGATTTTCAATGATATACTGCACGTATGTTCTTGTACACATGGAATTGATTGcgtattttttatataaattattcaatggacattcatatcatatataaagaatctaaatttcatttgattgCAGTCTTTTATAAGAAAGTGTTAATCCCATTGGTATCATAAAATGGAACGAAAATAAATGGACATGCATTAACtcgcatatatatatttaatatgttgCAATATGTGACATTGCTCTTGCAAACCTTGCTTGATAAATCACTGTTCCATTTCTGTGCATTTTCTGCGAAATGGCAAATAATTTAATTCTGTATCATTACATTAATGCATGAACAGTTTTCACAGATGATCCAAAACCTCGAGACATATACTGTACGAAAATTAATTCCGttaatttcaaaacataatCTATACTACATCAAATTTTCATGAACACGATTGTGTTTCTATATTGAATTTCACAGATTGTCCTCAGGGCTGGAACAAACATCACATATCTTGTAATGAGTTAAACACACGGAAATTGACATAAACAACTGctgatataatgtaaaacttattatacggtaccaattttgatgcaccagatgcgcatttcgacaagtaatgtatcttcagtgatgctcaaccgaaatgtttgaaatccgaaataacaatgaagttttagagctattataggggaaaacagtgtgctaaaaagtggagtcaaattcctttaaggataagagctatgggtgagggagataatccttaatttttaaacgaatttctaaatgttataacaacaattaaatatacatccgtattttcaagctaggaACGAAGTACTTATAAGtaatacaattttatttacGTTAAATCTATACTACAAAGATATCATAAACTATCCCTCTAAAATACGGGTATGTAAGTTGACATAGTGTCATCCTATAGGAACGGAAAGATAAACAGGAAGTATTTTAGGTGTCCGTAAATTACTGATTGAAATATTACACTGTGGGTATTAGAATATCTCAATATGCACGATGTTGTCATACGATTAGCTTGATACCAAACAAGACATAATAAACAACTTTTAAAGAAGGCTTCGTAAACAAGTCTCAGACTCACAACATGTATAGAGTCTACGATAGCCCAGAAggtaaatttgacatttaaaatacgagattcgaatttcgaaattaaTATGCAGAACCATACATTTAGTAACTCAATTAAATCAAACTATTGTATATATTGCACAGAAATGCCATATACGGTGCATCATAGTTTTTATAAGTGCCGAAGGTACATCTAACATACTCATTGAACTTGTCAATCCTGATGATATTCCTCTTTAGGTCTATGGAGCTAATTAAATAACCTATAGTTCTGCTGATCAATCTGGGATTAGGTAATGTTTGATATTGAGATTATCGTATATGCATGTTGACaagggattttattttttttttttttaaatacatgtacattaatttaaCAGAAACTGGCTTGCTCCTCGTATGTATAATAGGAACAAATGACCACTAGTTTCCCGAAACTGCCCCAAGAAACACAAGATGTATATGGTGGACAGAATTGTATTGAGGTTTTAACTATAGATAACATTAGCAAAGAATTCccatatttacataatacagttGTAACAAGTCAGCTGACGCGTCACATTTCACACAATGTCATAACAAGCACACACAGCAGTCTGAGTGTCTAATTGGGAGAGTGGATGGTATGGCCGCATTGGAAATCCAAACTAGGGGAGATAACCGGATACCGACATAACAATGTAGAACGGGCAAACCGGTGGCCCCTTGGTACACACATGCACCGGAAGTCCAAATGCGTGTATGACATAATGGACTTGGAATGGTTTTGGACCTACTTGATGTCCCTGTTCCTCCGAGGGATTGCTGCTGGGTAATATTGCCGGTACTTCCTCGTACCACACAAGGCACTCCAGACACAGTCTCCCCTCCGTTTAAAAGAGGTGGAGAGAGAAACCAAGCCATGCTGAGGCTAGTGATTCTCCAAT belongs to Ostrea edulis chromosome 7, xbOstEdul1.1, whole genome shotgun sequence and includes:
- the LOC130046486 gene encoding perlucin-like — its product is MDVLRAQYIGYTYSRRLRSKLEEKFSQKIQNLETQIKRLTNCPQGWNKHDKSCYKLNKRKLTRTVANQFCRNLSARLAEIGTKSENDFINNIITNNSGTDRAWLGGVDMGKEGTWIWSFSEIPLTFQNWDQGESNDGDGNEDCLEILGTKYGRWNDNVCLN